In the genome of Xyrauchen texanus isolate HMW12.3.18 chromosome 33, RBS_HiC_50CHRs, whole genome shotgun sequence, one region contains:
- the LOC127626486 gene encoding Golgi to ER traffic protein 4 homolog isoform X1, which produces MSEQESLKSSSARNRGGVQRVEGKLRASVERGDYYEAHQMYRTLFFRYMSQAKHAEARELMYNGALLFFSYNQQNSAADLSMLVLESLEKSGAKVDDHTLEHLAKLFSLMDPNSPERVAFVSRAIKWSSGGSGKLGHPKLHQLLALTLWKEQNYSESRYHFLHSSDGEGCAQMMVEYSSAQGFHGEVDMFVAQAVLQFLCLKNKTSALVVFTTYTQKHPSIEKGPPFIQPLLNFLWFLLLAVDGGKLTVFTVLCEQYQPSLKRDPMYNEYLDRIGQLFFGVPPKQSSSYGGLLGNLLNSFMSSGEEEEGEEAQEDSSPIELD; this is translated from the exons ATGTCGGAGCAGGAGTCTCTGAAGAGCTCCAGCGCGAGGAACCGCGGAGGAGTGCAGCGGGTGGAGGGTAAACTCAGAGCCAGTGTGGAGAGAGGAGATTACTATGAGGCTCATCAGATGTACCGCACATTATTCTTCAG GTATATGTCACAAGCGAAGCATGCAGAGGCCAGAGAGTTGATGTACAATGGAGCATTACTCTTCTTTAGTTATAATCAG CAGAACAGTGCTGCAGATCTGTCCATGCTGGTGCTAGAGTCACTGGAGAAATCAGGAGCCAAAGTGGATGACCACACACTAG AGCATTTGGCGAAACTCTTCAGCCTGATGGACCCGAACTCCCCTGAGCGAGTGGCGTTTGTCTCCAGAGCAATCAAGTGGTCATCAGGGGGGTCGGGCAAGCTGGGCCACCCCAAACTGCACCAGCTGCTCGCGCTCACATTGTGGAAAG AACAAAACTACAGTGAATCACGCTATCATTTCCTGCACTCGTCTGACGGAGAGGGCTGCGCACAGATGATGGTGGAATATTCATCAGCGCAAGGCTTTCACGGGGAAGTGGACATGTTTGTAGCACAGGCCGTATTACA GTTCCTCtgtctaaaaaacaaaaccagtGCGTTGGTGGTGTTCACCACATACACACAGAAGCACCCGTCCATAGAGAAGGGTCCTCCGTTCATTCAGCCTCTGCTCAACTTCCTGTGGTTCCTCCTGCTTGCTGTGGATGG CGGGAAGTTGACAGTCTTCACAGTGTTATGTGAGCAGTATCAGCCGTCACTGAAGAGAGACCCCATGTACAATGAG TATCTGGACAGAATAGGACAGCTGTTCTTTGGAGTGCCACCTAAACAGTCGTCATCGTATGGTGGTTTGCTAG GAAACCTTTTGAACAGTTTCATGAGCtcaggagaggaagaggagggtgAGGAAGCTCAGGAGGACAGCAGCCCTATTGAGCTGGACTAG
- the LOC127626486 gene encoding Golgi to ER traffic protein 4 homolog isoform X2, whose amino-acid sequence MSEQESLKSSSARNRGGVQRVEGKLRASVERGDYYEAHQMYRTLFFRYMSQAKHAEARELMYNGALLFFSYNQNSAADLSMLVLESLEKSGAKVDDHTLEHLAKLFSLMDPNSPERVAFVSRAIKWSSGGSGKLGHPKLHQLLALTLWKEQNYSESRYHFLHSSDGEGCAQMMVEYSSAQGFHGEVDMFVAQAVLQFLCLKNKTSALVVFTTYTQKHPSIEKGPPFIQPLLNFLWFLLLAVDGGKLTVFTVLCEQYQPSLKRDPMYNEYLDRIGQLFFGVPPKQSSSYGGLLGNLLNSFMSSGEEEEGEEAQEDSSPIELD is encoded by the exons ATGTCGGAGCAGGAGTCTCTGAAGAGCTCCAGCGCGAGGAACCGCGGAGGAGTGCAGCGGGTGGAGGGTAAACTCAGAGCCAGTGTGGAGAGAGGAGATTACTATGAGGCTCATCAGATGTACCGCACATTATTCTTCAG GTATATGTCACAAGCGAAGCATGCAGAGGCCAGAGAGTTGATGTACAATGGAGCATTACTCTTCTTTAGTTATAATCAG AACAGTGCTGCAGATCTGTCCATGCTGGTGCTAGAGTCACTGGAGAAATCAGGAGCCAAAGTGGATGACCACACACTAG AGCATTTGGCGAAACTCTTCAGCCTGATGGACCCGAACTCCCCTGAGCGAGTGGCGTTTGTCTCCAGAGCAATCAAGTGGTCATCAGGGGGGTCGGGCAAGCTGGGCCACCCCAAACTGCACCAGCTGCTCGCGCTCACATTGTGGAAAG AACAAAACTACAGTGAATCACGCTATCATTTCCTGCACTCGTCTGACGGAGAGGGCTGCGCACAGATGATGGTGGAATATTCATCAGCGCAAGGCTTTCACGGGGAAGTGGACATGTTTGTAGCACAGGCCGTATTACA GTTCCTCtgtctaaaaaacaaaaccagtGCGTTGGTGGTGTTCACCACATACACACAGAAGCACCCGTCCATAGAGAAGGGTCCTCCGTTCATTCAGCCTCTGCTCAACTTCCTGTGGTTCCTCCTGCTTGCTGTGGATGG CGGGAAGTTGACAGTCTTCACAGTGTTATGTGAGCAGTATCAGCCGTCACTGAAGAGAGACCCCATGTACAATGAG TATCTGGACAGAATAGGACAGCTGTTCTTTGGAGTGCCACCTAAACAGTCGTCATCGTATGGTGGTTTGCTAG GAAACCTTTTGAACAGTTTCATGAGCtcaggagaggaagaggagggtgAGGAAGCTCAGGAGGACAGCAGCCCTATTGAGCTGGACTAG